The following proteins are encoded in a genomic region of Laspinema palackyanum D2c:
- the hisH gene encoding imidazole glycerol phosphate synthase subunit HisH: protein MKAPEVTVIDYGVGNLLSVQRALEHCGAEVYTTNQPSAILAASRVVLPGVGAFGNAMAELKRLQLVEVIQEVAQEGIPLLGICLGMQLLLDESEEFGLTQGLGLIPGRVIPVPHTSTTGQPQKIPHIGWNNLVLSPSKSTWRNTILETVAPGESTYFVHSFMANPLDINHRIADCIYGGVNISAVIGRENLWGCQFHPEKSGEAGLKILRQFLA from the coding sequence ATGAAAGCTCCTGAAGTTACAGTTATTGATTACGGTGTAGGTAATCTTCTCAGTGTTCAACGTGCTTTAGAGCATTGTGGTGCAGAAGTTTATACTACTAACCAACCTTCCGCCATTTTGGCAGCCTCACGAGTAGTGTTACCTGGGGTAGGGGCATTTGGTAATGCTATGGCTGAGTTAAAAAGATTACAGCTTGTCGAAGTGATTCAGGAGGTTGCCCAGGAAGGCATCCCTTTGCTAGGGATTTGTTTGGGAATGCAGTTACTTTTAGACGAAAGTGAAGAATTTGGACTGACTCAGGGGTTGGGCTTAATTCCGGGTCGTGTTATACCAGTGCCTCATACTTCAACAACTGGTCAGCCTCAGAAAATTCCCCATATTGGTTGGAATAATTTGGTTTTGTCTCCAAGCAAGTCAACTTGGCGAAATACCATACTTGAAACAGTCGCTCCTGGAGAATCTACTTATTTTGTTCACTCCTTTATGGCTAATCCGCTGGATATCAATCATCGTATTGCTGACTGTATCTATGGAGGAGTAAACATATCAGCAGTTATTGGTCGAGAGAACCTTTGGGGTTGCCAGTTTCACCCAGAAAAAAGTGGTGAAGCGGGGCTAAAGATATTAAGGCAGTTTTTAGCATAG
- a CDS encoding nucleotidyltransferase family protein — protein sequence MNDWKKVVVRRETPLKEAIAKIDRSGLQLAVVLNSDETLAGVLSDGDLRRAILAGKSLDVSVSEVMNPQPTVAPASMPRSKMLRLMRRLVIHHLPLVNAEHQVVGLATLDDLIGVVERPNWVIIMAGGLGTRLHPLTQECPKPLLKVRGKPILEMIVESFAEQGFKQIFLSVNYKAEMIQEYFGDGDRWGVQVNYIHEKERLGTAGALSLLPERPTTPMIVMNGDILTRTSFDSLLKFHEAQDAVATMAVREYDFQVPYGVVRMDGTKIKAIEEKPLQRFSVNAGIYTLSSEVLEYIPKNTFFDMPTLFEHLISTNQATAAYPLREYWLDIGRMSDLEKANQET from the coding sequence ATGAACGACTGGAAAAAAGTTGTTGTGAGGCGTGAGACGCCATTGAAAGAGGCGATCGCCAAAATAGATAGATCGGGGCTTCAATTGGCAGTGGTTTTAAACTCTGACGAAACCCTTGCTGGTGTGTTGAGTGATGGGGACCTTCGTCGTGCCATATTAGCAGGAAAGAGTCTGGATGTTAGTGTTTCCGAGGTGATGAACCCTCAACCTACTGTAGCTCCGGCTTCTATGCCTCGTAGCAAAATGTTACGATTAATGCGCCGCTTGGTGATTCACCATTTACCATTGGTTAATGCAGAACATCAGGTGGTCGGTTTAGCGACTCTAGACGACTTAATTGGTGTAGTCGAACGCCCTAACTGGGTTATTATTATGGCAGGAGGTTTAGGAACTAGATTACACCCATTAACACAAGAATGCCCCAAGCCTCTGTTAAAAGTGAGGGGCAAGCCTATTTTAGAAATGATTGTGGAGAGTTTTGCAGAACAAGGCTTTAAGCAGATATTTTTATCTGTGAACTACAAGGCAGAAATGATCCAAGAATATTTTGGGGATGGCGATCGGTGGGGCGTACAAGTTAATTACATCCATGAAAAAGAGCGTTTAGGAACGGCTGGAGCCTTGTCTCTGTTACCAGAACGACCTACCACCCCCATGATTGTAATGAATGGGGATATACTAACTCGCACCAGCTTTGATAGTCTACTCAAATTCCATGAAGCACAAGATGCTGTGGCAACGATGGCCGTTCGCGAGTATGATTTTCAAGTGCCTTATGGTGTAGTGCGGATGGATGGTACAAAAATTAAGGCGATTGAAGAGAAACCTTTACAGCGTTTCTCCGTCAATGCAGGCATCTATACATTAAGCTCAGAGGTTTTAGAGTATATTCCTAAGAATACTTTTTTTGATATGCCAACATTATTTGAACATTTAATTTCTACCAATCAAGCAACTGCTGCCTATCCATTAAGAGAATATTGGCTTGATATTGGCAGAATGAGTGATTTAGAAAAAGCTAATCAAGAAACCTAA